Genomic window (Equus przewalskii isolate Varuska chromosome 12, EquPr2, whole genome shotgun sequence):
GCAATCTGGTTTCATCCCGTCCCTATTCATTAAATACTTTgctcttattttcaatttttaaaaagtctagctTATATACACTTGTCTCTAATGCAGACTCCCTGACCACCTCAGAATCAAAGTATGCTTTCTTCAATCAAATTCTTTCATAGAAAAACCCTTACATCTGCTAGCAGGTGATTACCCAATGCCTCCTACTTTACTGGAACTGGAACTGACCAGGGAGGCAAGAGGTCCCACTCCAAGTGAAAATAACTGGAAATTCCTaagcaaagcaaaggaaagctTAACTTTCATAGTTAACGAGATAAGTCAGGGAGAACTGTGAAGGCCTTCCTTATTACTATCTTCAGCAATTTCTGCATACGTTCCTGAGTCATCTGGTGACACCTTCAAGCCTGCCTaaacattttcagtattttagtACTAAATAATACTAGAGTAAGTACTACAAtacttattttaaacaattttcccagaataaaaatgttatagGAAGGTAAAAGCACACAGGATGATCAACCCTGAGCTATGAATTCCTTATGGTCCTGACTCTCAAATAACACGGAATATTTACAACTTGGTACTTACTTCTAGAAGAATTTTTTATGTTTCTGCTTTATAGCCCAATTAGCTCtttttgaaagcagggactcagtcTTCAAAGAGGCAATATGGTCTGGATTAAATCTGCCTCAACCAAAGCCACTatgcttttatctgttttatattgGAATTATGGGTAAGAGTTCTTTCAAAAAGGAgtttaaatgttattattttacattgtttttaagtttaaaaaaatacttgtacctcactaaatttaaaaggactgacAATACCAGGTGTTGGCAAAGATATGAAGCACCTAGAACACATTCATGCATAGTATAGCCATACATGAATGATAcagacattttggaaaacaggaaGTGTCTGTTaaacatatagatagatatatcttACAATCCAGTGATTCTATTCCTTGGTACACACCGAAGAGAAATTAATGCTTATGTCCACCAAAAGTAATGTAAAAGAAAGCTCTTAGCAACTTTAcccataatagccccaaactggaaacatcagatgtccatcaatggaacaatggataaattgtggtaaaTGTACCTATTGGAATGTTACAacgcaatgaaaaagaatgaactactgctaTCTACAATATATGCGTGAATctaatgttaaatgaaagaaaccacGCACAAAATAATAAACAGGCATGATTGcacttatatgaagttcaaaaacatgcaagactgtttttgaactttatatacaACCTCAAATCACCTCTGGTCATAGAGGTTGGAACAGTGATTACTTTTCAGTTGAGGAGGATACTGACtaggaaaaaacacaaaggagGCTCCTGGATGCTGGTAATTTTCTATACCTTGGTATGGATGTGATGACACAAGTGTATACAGCTATAAAcattcatcaaattgtacactgcACATTTACTATATATGTTATACCTTAattttaaagaactcatatagTGGCACAAGTCTTGGAATAAGCATTGGAGGTTCTAGTCATGGTTCTCCCCCTTGCAATTCCTGACAAAGCACAGAACCTCTCTGGATCTCCATTCCATACATTAAATGCTAAGTAAGGTCTCTTTCCCTTCTAAAATCCATTAATTCAAAATTTCTATGAATTTCCTCAGTCTTCTGCTTGCCTGAAACATAGTAAGTATACATGCAAAATGATCTTTTCCTGATTTCCACCAAAATTTAACTTAAGTATATCTTTTAATCCCTATTCAAAGAGACGGTGGAGGGCAGTGTCTAATaggtttattttatattaatagaaGGAACTAGCATTAGAATCTCTGGGCCAATATACAAGCACACAGAGTGAAATGCTTACCTAGGAATACAGGTCATTAGAAATTAGTTATAGTCTATAATCTGGAAAGAACGATAAACTGTGATGATAGcagtgtgggggatcagaattggtaaccccaaaatgtgtctctttgccttgccttgattatttttaaggacaaaaaactctgaaagaaacGTTGagcttccccctaactgcctacaAGAAATGTAAGATAAAGGCCTGTACCCAGagcaggccatcaccatagataactctgggtatctggtagactgggaggatccttgctaagcccactctttataaattgtatttaccaaacatttgtttttccatttccatgtgaattgccttcctcccctctgaaatcccaaaccactacccccgaacatcctcctttgtctttagctgaagatggtatttaagataaGAGtctccaccattttggtgagttactcagttttcctgggtcctCCCATGTATACAGATTATAAAGCTTTGACTGAGttcctcctgttattctatctcatgtcaatttaatttgtagtccagccagaaggacccagagggtagaggacaTGTCCCCCTCTCCTACAGTAGCTAGAGCTAGAATTCTCTTTGAATCAATAAAAATAACCTAGAGCCACTGGAGTGGTAATGCCTAATAATTTATAGTCAATAACTGAAAGCTAGATGCAGAAAGGTGGCTGTTTCTTCCAAATTATATACGTGAGGAATCAATATCTATAAGTTCTACAcactgaaggaaaaaagcaagaagtCATTCCTTGGTAAGGGCAAGCAGGGCCCCCTAAGAAAGtaccttgctttttctttttcgtACAGGgggcatatattacttttataaatggaaaaaaattaaaaataaaataaaatttagttataGCCAACTTTTCTTCATCAGGAGATACTACCTGAATTTAACAgtagtttccatttttatatctttattctagGTATATAAGTTATCAAGTCAGGTTGTCAGACCTAGTCAGGGCACCCTAGTAATCACttcataagaaaggaagaaaaatgagatgGTTTTAGAAGTATTTGAATCTAAGAAACTTCTTGTATGGATTATGGATCAAGCTTCCAAACTTCAGGGATTCTTTagctttttataaaaatcaagaGATATATCCAACAGATGACAAAAGTAGCACTACACGTAATACATGCCATGAAAAAAAGCACCAGCCCATTGAACAAGGCATGAATTCTAATTCCGACCTTGCCATCTAAATTAGAGTAAATCATTTTGATCTTTCTAATTGAGTCCTCTACCTGCAAAAGGAAGGGATTGGGCTAGATAATTTTAGCCTTTAATTTTCTCTATCATGAAAAATTCCTAAATACTTGGAATTCACTACACACTCACCGACATGGTAGATGCTTTTCCTTGTATTAACTTTAATCTACACAAAAGCCAATTATCCTTTAACAAAAATATCTAGAAAGCAGAAATCAGAAGTCACTAAAATTGAATGATGGACATTAAAGCCTGAGGTCCATGAAAAAGGCCCTTCACTGCTATAAATTGGGTTTGCctccataaaatatataaaaaggacaaGAAtccataaacaaacaaatgaattaaataaatggaagggTCTGTAACGAACTGGgtagagaagttttaaaaaactcatCGATGAAGCTATATCTATTCCAGAAAAGATCTGtagtttatacacacacacacacacacacacacacacacacacacacacacaacacacatatcTTTATTAGCTGAATATagggtcaaaaaaaaaaacataacatTTACTCACTTTGACAGAGATACTCCCCCAGCTTTCCCAATCATCTCTTCATGGTGTAATACTGAGTGGTTCCACGGAATATGGAGGAACTTTAAGAGTGTTCTCATCCACCGTTCGGGATGTAAGACAAGTTGTTCATAGTGAACTAACATGCATTTTTTATAGCCAACCTCCATACACTGGTTATACATGGTCTCTATGGCACGATTCCACTTGGTCAAACAGTCTCTATAGCTGTTCAGGTCAAACCCAGCTATAGTAACTTTTCGAGAAATCATCGAATGTACTGATGCCCGACCATCTCGGACCATCAGGAGAAATTTGGCATTGGGGAATAACCTAGCAAGGTAAGTTAAGGATTTCAGGGCAAAAGGATCTTTATTACATAAATAAGGGGCTGGCTCCCCATGCTTAACAATGATTTCTAGTAAGAAAGCTTGCATGGCAGAATCCAGCACTTCATCGGTGACACCAGCCTCATCCAAGCGTATTTTCTCTTTACTTGACCGCGACCACATCTGCTTCAGGGCCAGGATTCGAGGAATGACCCTGGTTTCCTCTCCACAACGAATATCAGGGTGTGCATCCAGCATGGCTCTCATGAGTGTGGTTCCACTCCGAGGCACACCTCCAATAAATATTAAAGGCATATCTTTGTGATAGGCAAAGGTTTTGTTGGCTTTGATGTCCAAGCCAGTTCGCACAGTGGTCTTTGTGCTCTCCAATTTGAGGGGCTGGCTACGTTCCTCTATTTGATGATGGCATTCCATGGCATGTTGGCCCAAGTAAAACACAGTCACAGAACTAATCACCAGACATGCCAATAGTAAGTTCTGCTTCAGTTTTCCAACCATCTTGATGTGGTTATCTTGTTTTTAAACAGACAGTTTGCTCAGAATGATTTTCAGAAAATGTTCAGGCCATGGAGATTCCACTTCAGAAAGATGATCAACAActaataggaaaaggaaaaagttattttatcatCACATTAAGATTGTTTATAAATTAGTCATCAGCTACCACCATTATATTCTGGACAGAAAGAAGGTGAAGGAGTCTTAGATGCTTTGATATTCTTAGAACACAAGTAGACacaaatgcaagaaaaataaaacaacatttctAAACAGAAACAGCTTTTCTTATGTAACAATTCTGAAGCTATGTGCCTTGCAcaggatgaaaaaataaaaatatttttatcagtgagtcaagtaaatatttaatatgccCAAGTACGTTTGGAGTCTAACCCAAGCTCACCTCTGGCGTTCAGATTTGCTTCATCCCCAAGAAGTCATTATCTCCACATTCTACTGTAAagagaaattacagaagaaatataCAACTCCCAAATCTTTCACACAGATTCAGTTTATTCatcccataatttatttatttaggtactACAGGCCAGATACTTGGGCTTGGCTGAGGATAAACTTTGAAAGGGACAGCAGTGCAGTGATCAGTGCGCTAAAGAAACAAAGTCTCATGGACAGATAGATACACAAGCAATGAGAATAAAATGCAATCAGTGCCTTAGCAGAAATAAGCAAAGGGGACAATGGGAGTATAATAAAAAAGAGCACGTAAGTCTACCTGAGGAAGCTGTAACAGCCTTATAAAAAACAAGAGGGATGGGTACTCTAAGCAATAGGAACTTGTGTGCAAAAGCACAATGCCATCACAGAACACAGCATAATTAGGTGACAAGAAGTAGTTCAGGAGAGCTGGTGCATAGGGTGCAAAGAAAACTGTGTGTGTCTGATCTAGCCTTCAGAAGGACAGATAAGACTTGGACACACAGAGCATTCTAAGCTGAAGATATACTATGACCAAAGATGTGGATGGGTAAAAGCAGGGGCATGTATGGAAAATATACATGCTATGGAAAATATACCTACTATGGAACTGCTAGTTTAGCTGGAGTAAGGACACAAACTATGAAGCAGACAGCAATGAGACTACATCTACACTAAAAAAATTTACCCTGAATCCTCAGAGGGCAAGtgagatggttaattttatgtgtcaaattgGCTAGGCTATCGTGCCCAGTGTTTAGTCAAACAcaagtctagatgttgctgtagAGGCATTTCTTAGATGTAATTAACAAACAAATCAACAGACTCTGGCAAAAGCAGAGTACCCTCCATAATACAGGTGGGCCGCATCAGACAAGTGAAGTCCTTCAGGGAAAAGACAGGATTCctgaagaaaaaggaactgtCCTCAAGACTGTGACACAGGAACCCTGCCTAAGTTTTAAGCCTGCTGCCCTGCAGAATTCGGCCTCAAGGCTAACATCAACTTTCATCTGACAGACAGCTCCACGGATTTTAGAAATGCCAGTGCCACAACtgcatgagtcaattccttaaaaactctctctctctcgaacttcccaaatctagggatcaacagagaaatgtgtgtagaggagggttttagatctcctagatttgtcaatgtaaaaagacccaccgcaaggcacataatagtaaagttggcaaataggaaggataaggaaagaatactcagggaagtaagaaaaaaagagaataacctataaaggagcccctatcagactgtcagcggatttctctacagaaaccctacaagctaggagagaatggagtgatatattcaaagctttaaaggataaaaaccttcagccaagaatactctatccagcaagaatttccttcagatatgagggagaaattaaatcttttccagaaaaacaaaagttaagggaatttgtaactaaaagccctccattacaagaaatcctcaagaaggctctcatacttgaaaaaagaaaaaagggagaaaggggacacaatccacagactagggagaccgatggatagaaccagaacaggatagcaaatattcaactatagcattagggtaaaaataaggaaactaccaaaacaaggatgatcttagcactctaactacaaattaataagacgagttggaataaaaaatgaaaataattatttaggagggaaagagcaaagggtctaaatcagtattcgtcgagtaagtaagagaccaccagagaacagactatattatacatgagattctaaatacaaacttcaaggtagacactaaaataaagtatagaacagagtcacaaatcatagataaggaaaaatctaaggaacccagcataagaaattgcagtattaaatgggtagtctaaagcacacaggaaaagaaacacaggaaaacaagataatgagcgacagattgacagcattaagtccacatgcatcaataatcactctcaatgtgaacggattgaactctccaataaaaagacacagagtagcaaaatggattaaagaacaagatccaacaatttgctgcctccaggaaagacacctcagccccaaggacaaacacagactcagggtgaaggggtggaggacaatacttcaagcaaatagcaaggaaaaaaggcAGGTATTGCAATtttcatatcagaccaagtggatttcaaaataagtcaggtaaagagagacacagagggacaatatataatgatcaaagggacactgcattaagaagaaataatgcttataaatatctatgcacccaacacaggagcaccaagattcataaagcaactattaacagacctaaaggaagatgttaaaaacaacacaataatagtaggggaccccaacaccccactcacatcaatggacagatcatccagacagaaaatcaacaaggaaatagtggagctgaatgaaaaactaaaacaattggacttaatagacatatatagatcacttcaccctgaaagagctgaatacacattcttctcaagtgcacatggaacattctcaaggatagaccatatgttgggaaacaaggtaagcctcgacaaatttaaaaaaattgaaataataacaagcatattctcagatcatagtgctataaggctagaaattaattacaagaaaaaagctgagaaaggcacaaagatgtgcagactaaacaacacactactgaacaagcaatggatcactgaagaaattaaagaagaaatcaaaaaatacctggaaacaaatgaaaatgataacatgccataccaactcatatgggatacagcaaaagctgtattaagaggaaaattcatcgcaatacaggcacatcttaacaaacaagaaaaatcccaaataagcaaccttaaagcacacctaactgaactagagaaaaaagaacaaatgaagcccaaagtcagcagaaggagagaaataataaaaatcagagcagaaataaatactaatgaaacgaaaaaggcagtagaaaggatcaatgagacaaagagctggttttttgagaagataaataaaattgacaaaccactagccagacttacaaagaaaaaaagggagaaagctcaaataaacaaaatcagaaatgagcgaggagaaataacaacagactctgcagaaatacaacagattataagagaatactacaaaaaactatatgccaacagaatggataacctagaggaaatggataaattcttggactcctacaatctcccaaagctcactcaagaagaggcagacaatttgaacagaccaatcacaaggaaagagattgaaatagcaatcaaaaacatcccaaagaataaaaccccaggaccagacggctttcctgggaaattctaccaaactttcagagaggatttaatacctatccttttcaagctattccaaaaaattaggggagatggaacacttcctaacacattctatgaggccaacatcacgctgataccaaaacctgataaggacaccacaaaaaaagagaactacaggccaatatcactgatgaacatagatgcaaaaattctaaacaaaattttggcaaccagaattcagcaattcatcaaaagaatcatacatcaggatcaggtgggattcataccagggacacagggatggttcaacatccgcaaatcaatcaacgtgatacaccacatcaacaaactgaggaataaaaaccacatgatcatctcaatagatgcagagaaggcatttgacaagctccaacagccatttatgataaaaactctgaacaaaatgggcatagaaggaaactacctcaacataataaaggccatatacgacaaacccatagccaaaatcatactcaatgggcaaaaactgaaccccatccccctgaaaacaggaacgagacaaggataccctctatcaccactcttatttaacatagtactgaaggtcctggccagagcaatcaggcaagaaaaaggaataaaaggaatccaaatagggagggaagaagtgaaactctcgctgtttgcagacaacatgatcttatatatagaaaatcccaaagaatccattggaaaactgttagaagtaatcaacaactacagcaaagttgcagggtataaaatcaatttgcataaatcagtagcatttctatactccggtaatgaaccaacagaaaaagaactcaagaatacaataccattcacaatcgcaacaaaaagaataaaataccttggggtaaatttaactaaggaagtgaaggacctatataatgaaaattacaaggcctttctgagagaattggatgacgacataaggagctggaaagacattccatgtacatggattggaagaataaacatagttaaaatgtccgttctacctaaagcaatctacagattcaacgccatcccaatcagaatcccaatgacattctttacagaattagaagaaagaatcctaaaattcatatggggcaacaaaagaccccgaattgctaaagcaatcctgagaaaaaagaacaaaacgggaggcatcacaatccctgacttcaaaacatactacaaagctacagtaatccaaacagcatggtactggtacaaaaacaggtgcacagatcaatggaacagaattgaaagcccagaaatagaaccacacatctatggacagcttatctttgacaaaagagctgagggcatacaatggagaaaagaaagtcttttcaacaaatggtgctgggaaaactggaaagccacatgtaaaagaatgaaaattgaccattctttttcaccattcaccaaaataaactcaaaatggattaaagacctaaaggtgagacctgaaaccataaggcttctggaagaaaacgtaggcagtacactctttgacatcagtattaaaaggatcttttcagacaccatgccttctcagagaagggaaacaatagaaagaataaacaaatgggacttcatcagattaaagagcttcttcaaggcaaatgaaaacaggattgaaacagaaaaacaacccactaactgggaaaaaatatttgcaagtcatatatctgacaaaggcttaatatccttaacatataaagaactctcgcaactcaaccacaaaacatcaaacaacccaatcaaaacatgggctggagacatgaacagacatttctccaaagaagatatatggatggccaatatgaaacatgaaaagatgctcatcatcgctgatcatcagggaaatgcaaatcaaaactacactaagatatcaccttacacccgttagaatgacaaaaatatctaaaactaatagcaacaaatgttggagaggttgcggagaaaaaggaaccctcatacactgctggtgggaatgcaaactggtgcagccactatggaaaacagtatggagattcctcaaaaaactaaaaatagaactaccatacaatccagccatcccactactgggtatttatccaaagagcctgaagtcagcaatcccaaaagtcctgtgcaccccaatgtttactgcagcactgtttacaatagccaagacgtggaagcaacctaagtgcccatcaacagacgaatggataaagaagatgtggtacatatatacaatggaatactactcagctgcaaaacagaacaaaatcattccatttgcaataacatggatggaccttgagagaattatgttaagtgaaataagccagcgagagaaagataatctgtgtatgactccactcatatgaggaatttaaaactatggaccaagaacagtttagtggataccaggggaaaggtggggtggggggtgggcacaaagggtgaagtggtgcacctacaacatgactgacaaacattaatgtacaattgaaatttcacaagattgtaacctatcaataactcaataaaaaaaaaaaaactctctctctctcatatatatatatctcctgaCTAACAGTTAGTATACCTGGGGAAATGACTAActacaacagaaaaagaacacattCTTAAAGGCAGGACCTCTAGCTACAGACAAGTGAGAAGGTAGGCAATTCTTCTCCCCCAATAACAATTATAAAGCAGGACGAAATTGACAAAACAATCCTTTCAGTCCTCTGAAAATCAACCAAAGGTATACAACAACTCAAGAAGCATTTATGTTTGAAAAACTACTAAATTTTGAGTAAGAACAGTGGGCATCTGTGGCATTCTTGCCTAGGCTACTCCCACCCCACAATCCATCCAGTCAGTAGGTACAGAGGTTCTGCAGGGCAAGGCAAACTATGAGGACTGGTGGCTTTGCTGTCAGGATCAGAGATTGCTCAATCTGGAGTGGTGAATAACACACATGCCAAGCTGTGCTGTCAGTGTAAGTGATGTTCCAGCTGGCAGGTGAGCAAGAAGGGTGAACAGCTCTAGTAGGCTGAGGCTGCAGTCACGGTTGCAAGCTCGTGGCCAACCCTGAGGCTGCACGTAGGCAAAGAGGATACCTGAAAGGACTGAGTGGAAAGTACACGCCAGGGCAGATTTGAAAACAGCCTGAACTTTGAACATGCTCCTCTACTCACACACAGTTCCACTGGCAGAGGACAAGTCTTACTGGCTCAAGATGTTTGAACACAACCACTGTTCACTAAGCCACACAGATGGGGGGATCCCCTAGAAAGCCATgcttaagaatgaaaataattgtgtctgtgtgtggatgtgtgtatgtgtgtatatctgagcagctacatttcattcattcatccatttatatgaaatgtccacacaaggcaaatttatagaggcAGAAGGCAGGCAGTGGAAGCAGGAATTTAATGGCAAACAGGCATGAGGGGACTTTGTgcagtgacagaaatgttctaaaagtggACTGAGCAATACTTACATAACTCAATAAAATCtactaaaaaattattgaattgcaCTCTTCCAATGGGTAAGTTTTATGGTATATAAGTTACACCTCAATATAGCtgttcagtttaaaataaaaaaaaaaaaaagaatacattcctagaaaaaaattttgacaGTCTCAGGAGGATATACCAATAAAGATCTggtttttgtttatccattcctttaGTCATATATTTCCACACATAttattgtgccaggcactgtactttATGATAAAGCTGCAAAAAAGAACCACAGTGAGAATAGGCTGATATTGAAAGATTCACCTAACAAGAAAgactgcaaaaaaagaaagcattaattAAGATAACTGGTAGCAATATAGCATTTAAGTAGGTATGCAGAG
Coding sequences:
- the TPST1 gene encoding protein-tyrosine sulfotransferase 1 isoform X2, translating into MVGKLKQNLLLACLVISSVTVFYLGQHAMECHHQIEERSQPLKLESTKTTVRTGLDIKANKTFAYHKDMPLIFIGGVPRSGTTLMRAMLDAHPDIRCGEETRVIPRILALKQMWSRSSKEKIRLDEAGVTDEVLDSAMQAFLLEIIVKHGEPAPYLCNKDPFALKSLTYLARLFPNAKFLLMVRDGRASVHSMISRKVTIAGFDLNSYRDCLTKWNRAIETMYNQCMEVGYKKCMLVHYEQLVLHPERWMRTLLKFLHIPWNHSVLHHEEMIGKAGGVSLSKVERSTDQVIKPVNVGALSKWVGKIPPDVLQDMAVIAPMLAKLGYDPYANPPNYGKPDPKILENTRRVYKGEFQLPEFLKEKPQTEQVE
- the TPST1 gene encoding protein-tyrosine sulfotransferase 1 isoform X1; amino-acid sequence: MVGKLKQNLLLACLVISSVTVFYLGQHAMECHHQIEERSQPLKLESTKTTVRTGLDIKANKTFAYHKDMPLIFIGGVPRSGTTLMRAMLDAHPDIRCGEETRVIPRILALKQMWSRSSKEKIRLDEAGVTDEVLDSAMQAFLLEIIVKHGEPAPYLCNKDPFALKSLTYLARLFPNAKFLLMVRDGRASVHSMISRKVTIAGFDLNSYRDCLTKWNRAIETMYNQCMEVGYKKCMLVHYEQLVLHPERWMRTLLKFLHIPWNHSVLHHEEMIGKAGGVSLSKVERSTDQVIKPVNVGALSKWVGKIPPDVLQDMAVIAPMLAKLGYDPYANPPNYGKPDPKILENTRRVYKGEFQLPEFLKEKPQQTEQVE